Part of the Gemmatimonadota bacterium genome, AGACGGCGACGATCCTGGGGGAGGGGCAGGGGGTGAGGGTGTCGCTGGTCGCCATCGAGCCGGTGCAGGTGCTGGGCGACCCGGTCCGGCTGCGCCAGCTGTTCCTCAACCTGATCACGAACGCCGTCAAGTACACGGGGCCGGACGGGTCGGTGACCGTGGCCCTCGAACGGCGTGGGGACCAGGCGGCCTTCGCGGTACACGACACCGGGCTGGGCATCGCCGCCGCCGACCTGCCGTTCATCTTCGACCGGTTCTGGCGCGCCGACCGGGCGCGCTCGCGGGCCTCGGAGCGGGGCGGCTTCGGCCTCGGGCTCGCGATCGCCCAGTGGATCGCCCATGCGCATGGCGGGGCGATCAATGTGGCCTCGCGCCTGGGGCGCGGGAGCACCTTCACGGTGACGATCCCGGCGGAGCCGGCCGCTGCGCCCCCGGCGAAAGCTCACGGGGCATTAAGCGAATCTTAATCTTCCCCCGATTACCAGCGTCATCCGGCGCCCCTAGTTTCCGGCCACGGTCGACGCCCTGACGAACGATCCCGGGCGCCGTCACGCGACTTTTCACCCTCGGAGACGTACGCGTGTTCAACAACCTGATCGAGTCGAAGCCGCAGAAGACGCGCTCGCTGGGCTCGACGATCTTCTCCATGGTCTTCCATGGCCTCGTGATCACCGGGTCGCTCATCGCGACCAAGCAGGTCGGTGAGGCGGTGGCGGAAGAGGTGATGCAGAAGGTCGATTTCGTCGAGATCAAGAAGGACGAGCCGCCTCCGCCGGATGAGCCGCCGCCGCCGCCGCCCGACGCGGTCGCCGCGCCGCCGGTGGCGAAGGGCTTCCAGGTGCTCACCGCGCCGATCAACATCCCGGACGTGATCCCGGAGATCGACCTGTCCAAGAAGCTCACGAACGAGGATGACTTCTCGGGTCGTGGCGTGGCGGGCGGCATCGCGGCGGGCGTGGTGGGTGGCCAGGCGCAGACCATCCAGACGGACCAGCCCTACTTCGACTTCCAGGTCGAGAAGCCGGTGGCGCCGGTCCCGGGCACGGGCGTGCCGCGCTACCCGGACATCCTCCGTTCCGCCGGCGTCGAGGGCGAGGTGCTCGCGCAGTTCGTCGTCGACACGACGGGCCGCGTGGAGCTCAACACCTACAAGACGATCCGCAAGTCCCATGACCTGTTCGAAGCGGCGCTGCGTAGTGCGCTGCCCAACATGCGCTTCCTGCCGGCCGAGGTCGGCGGACGCAAGGTGAAGCAGCTCGTCCAGCAGCCGTTCGTCTTCGCCCTCCAGAAGTAGACCAGACCCTTCC contains:
- a CDS encoding TonB family protein encodes the protein MFNNLIESKPQKTRSLGSTIFSMVFHGLVITGSLIATKQVGEAVAEEVMQKVDFVEIKKDEPPPPDEPPPPPPDAVAAPPVAKGFQVLTAPINIPDVIPEIDLSKKLTNEDDFSGRGVAGGIAAGVVGGQAQTIQTDQPYFDFQVEKPVAPVPGTGVPRYPDILRSAGVEGEVLAQFVVDTTGRVELNTYKTIRKSHDLFEAALRSALPNMRFLPAEVGGRKVKQLVQQPFVFALQK